The stretch of DNA TTAGTCTACAATAATGACAAACTTACCTTAGGGCCATCAGACATTACGAGATTTTTGACAAACTTAACTGTGCGAAGATTGGTATATTAACGATATACAATATGTAAAAGATTTTTTAAGATATCAATCCTGGAATTCATGTTAAAAAAAGATGTCATGTTCGGAAATACTTTAAAGAATTAAAATTTATAAGCCTGCCAAATTTTAAAAAATTAACACCGACACATTACATTAAACATATATTTACTCATAAATAATATAATATCATGAGAATTATTTTAGCAGGAACCGGTAGTGCAGTCGGAAAAACAACAATAGCTACCGGAATAATGAAAGCATTAAGTGAAAAGTATAACGTTCAACCTTTTAAAGTGGGACCTGACTACATCGACCCTTCATATCACACATTAGCTACCGGGAACACCTCAAGAAACCTAGATTCGTTTTTTATGCAAAAGGGGCAAGTGAGAGACTCTTTCCTTAAAGGTATGGAAGGCAAGGATATAGCCGTGATTGAAGGAGTAAGGGGTCTTTATGAAGGAATTGACTCAATCAACGATATAGGAAGTACAGCCTCCGTAGCCAAATCATTGGATGCGCCTGTTATTTTAATCATCAATTCCAGAAGCTTAGTGAAAAGTGCTGCCGCACTTGTCTTAGGCTTTAAGGCATTGGACCCTGAAATAAACATTGCAGGAGTTATCTTGAACAAGGTCAAGAACAAAGCACACTATGAAAAGACAAAAAGGTCAATTGAAGAGATTACTAAAACCGAAGTCATTGGCGGAATAATTCGTGACGACAATATTTCAATCGAACAAAGGCATTTGGGACTTGTTCCCGCCCGTGAAAGGGAAAATTCACTTAAGTTCATTGACTTATGGTCCGAAGTCATTAAAAACTCAATTGATTTGGATAGGCTGGTTGAAATTGCTAAAAGTGCACCGAAAATCTCTTCTGAAATCATACCGATTTGGAATAAGCTTAACAAACAGCCTGTAAAGATTGGCGTCGCTTATGATGAAGTGTTTAACTTCTATTATAAAGAAAACATCGAATCATTAGAAGCGAATAATGCTAAAATAGAATATTTCTCACCTTTAAACGATGAAAATCTTCC from Methanobrevibacter sp. YE315 encodes:
- the cfbB gene encoding Ni-sirohydrochlorin a,c-diamide synthase; the encoded protein is MRIILAGTGSAVGKTTIATGIMKALSEKYNVQPFKVGPDYIDPSYHTLATGNTSRNLDSFFMQKGQVRDSFLKGMEGKDIAVIEGVRGLYEGIDSINDIGSTASVAKSLDAPVILIINSRSLVKSAAALVLGFKALDPEINIAGVILNKVKNKAHYEKTKRSIEEITKTEVIGGIIRDDNISIEQRHLGLVPARERENSLKFIDLWSEVIKNSIDLDRLVEIAKSAPKISSEIIPIWNKLNKQPVKIGVAYDEVFNFYYKENIESLEANNAKIEYFSPLNDENLPDVDGLYIGGGYPELFSKELSANEDMLSQIKNFHLENRPIFAECGGLMYLMNSIHDDKVVNIYPYKSILTDRVQALKYTIAEVTEDNIISKKGERFHGHEFHYSKVIVDEHNIKHDLAFKILRGKGSYNNQDGFMERNTLASYVHTHVAAMPNFGGNLAISSYELGG